The following coding sequences are from one Eucalyptus grandis isolate ANBG69807.140 chromosome 11, ASM1654582v1, whole genome shotgun sequence window:
- the LOC104425656 gene encoding GDSL esterase/lipase At5g03610 → MGTQKLLLSCLLFSLLAGHMAVHGSSHHHHHHHHHHHHHHRHSSQSHEEPTYAFNATKLFVFGDSYADTGNNNKSEASSWRVPYGITFPGKPAGRFSDGRVFTDFVARFFGLKSPIPYQWWTRVNSTRLKYGMNFAYGGTGVFKTLSSDPNMTVQIDYFQRLIGDSVYTAADVHSSVALLTNSGNDYSAYTARNGSFQDMPAFITKVVSQLTVNLKRVYTLGARKIAVAALQPLGCLPNYSYATSFQKCNDTVNSLVGYHNQLLKQAVDKLNNETNPSTFLIVDLYAAFTSVFENTENSTFENPLKPCCVGMSSEYNCGSEDANGTKKYTVCEDPTAFFFWDMVHPTQAGWRAVYSTLGPNLDQL, encoded by the exons atgGGCACTCAAAAACTGCTCCTCTCCtgccttctcttctctcttctcgcAG GGCACATGGCGGTTCACGGCTCatctcaccaccaccaccaccaccaccaccaccaccaccatcaccaccgcCACTCCTCTCAAAGTCACGAGGAACCCACCTACGCTTTCAACGCGACGAAGCTGTTCGTGTTCGGAGACTCGTACGCCGACACAGGGAACAACAACAAATCGGAGGCGAGCTCGTGGAGGGTGCCTTACGGCATCACTTTCCCCGGAAAACCGGCCGGGCGCTTCTCCGACGGCCGCGTCTTCACCGATTTCGTCG CCAGATTTTTTGGGCTTAAGTCGCCCATACCTTACCAATGGTGGACGAGAGTGAACTCAACCCGTCTCAAATACGGGATGAATTTCGCTTACGGCGGAACAGGGGTGTTCAAAACCTTGAGCTCCGACCCAAACATGACAGTCCAGATCGACTACTTCCAGCGCCTGATCGGAGACTCTGTCTACACAGCCGCCGACGTCCACTCCTCCGTTGCCCTCCTCACCAACTCCGGCAACGACTACTCCGCTTACACAGCCAGGAATGGCTCCTTCCAG GACATGCCGGCCTTCATCACCAAGGTGGTGAGTCAACTCACCGTGAACTTGAAGCGCGTCTACACACTGGGCGCGAGGAAGATTGCCGTCGCGGCTCTTCAACCCTTGGGGTGCCTTCCTAATTACAGCTACGCAACGTCCTTTCAAAAGTGCAACGACACCGTCAACTCACTCGTCGGCTACCACAACCAGCTTCTGAAACAAGCCGTGGACAAGCTGAACAACGAAACTAACCCTTCCACTTTCCTCATTGTCGATCTGTACGCTGCTTTCACTTCGGTCTTTGAGAACACTG AGAATTCAACATTTGAGAATCCATTGAAGCCATGTTGCGTGGGGATGAGCAGTGAGTACAACTGCGGGAGCGAGGATGCGAACGGGACGAAGAAGTACACAGTGTGTGAGGATCCCACTGCTTTCTTCTTCTGGGACATGGTTCATCCCACGCAGGCTGGTTGGAGGGCTGTGTATTCGACTCTTGGACCAAATCTCGATCAACTTTAG
- the LOC104427607 gene encoding GDSL esterase/lipase At5g03610 yields MAAQKLLLSFLFFSLLAGHKAVQGSADHHRQQLQRDAHSSARPEGPLYPLKPTRLFVFGDSYVDTGNKDKAKAEARSWKVPYGMTFPGCPSGRFSDGLILTDFLAKFFRVAPPLPMAWWPRAYGPHLRMGANFAYGGTGVFDTSSSDPNMTVQIDRFENLVRDAIFKVAVTQTSVALLANSGNDYYTYLAKHGVSFGLLDFIDKVVNQLVVNMKRVHSLGVRKVAVTSLPALGCVPQITSGTSYQSCNDTVNALVMLHNLNLQVAVDKLNNETSPFTFIMIDLYKPFKWVIENTTTFRNPFKPCCMGVSSEYLCGNVDADGTKKYTVCEDPSTHFFWDTVHPTQAGWGAVYWNLLPSLIHNFTSLP; encoded by the exons ATGGCCGCTCAAAAACTACTCCtgtccttccttttcttctctcttctcgcAG GGCACAAGGCGGTTCAAGGCTCAGCTGACCACCACCGCCAGCAGCTCCAACGTGACGCCCACTCTTCTGCCCGTCCCGAGGGACCCTTGTACCCTTTGAAACCGACGAGGCTGTTCGTGTTCGGAGACTCATATGTGGACACAGGGAACAAGGACAAGGCCAAGGCGGAGGCGAGGTCATGGAAAGTGCCTTACGGCATGACCTTCCCCGGTTGCCCGTCCGGTCGTTTCTCTGACGGCCTCATCCTCACTGATTTTCTCG CTAAATTTTTCAGAGTGGCGCCGCCGTTACCAATGGCATGGTGGCCGCGTGCGTACGGGCCCCATCTCAGGATGGGCGCAAATTTCGCTTACGGCGGAACCGGGGTGTTCGACACCTCGAGCTCCGACCCGAACATGACGGTCCAGATCGACCGCTTTGAGAACCTGGTCAGAGATGCCATCTTCAAGGTCGCCGTCACCCAAACTTCTGTCGCCCTCCTCGCCAACTCCGGCAACGACTACTACACTTACCTGGCCAAACATGGCGTCTCATTT GGGCTGCTAGATTTCATCGACAAGGTAGTGAATCAACTTGTTGTGAACATGAAGCGCGTGCACTCGCTAGGCGTGAGAAAGGTTGCGGTCACTAGTCTTCCAGCCTTGGGATGCGTTCCTCAGATCACCTCCGGGACGTCCTACCAAAGTTGCAACGACACCGTCAATGCGCTGGTAATGCTCCACAACTTGAACCTGCAGGTGGCCGTTGATAAGCTGAACAACGAAACTAGCCCTTTCACTTTCATCATGATCGATCTTTACAAACCTTTCAAATGGGTTATCG AGAATACGACGACTTTTAGGAATCCATTCAAGCCATGTTGTATGGGGGTGAGCAGCGAGTACCTGTGCGGGAACGTGGACGCGGACGGGACGAAGAAGTACACGGTGTGTGAGGATCCTAGTACTCACTTCTTCTGGGACACGGTTCATCCTACGCAGGCCGGTTGGGGAGCTGTTTATTGGAATCTTCTACCGAGTCTCATTCACAATTTCACATCCCTTCCGTAG